Proteins encoded by one window of Nicotiana tabacum cultivar K326 chromosome 10, ASM71507v2, whole genome shotgun sequence:
- the LOC107823947 gene encoding uncharacterized protein LOC107823947: MPQVDLETLVSACAGGGNDRKVVCETLADNVGAGEKPVKDDLNAEEKEPEVPPDFPPESFWLSKDAEFDWFDRNAFLERKQSMKGIGPNPTNLNIPGSNSNSQRFSTTLKTKASIIGLPKTQKASFVDSKRRTCKPANIRLFPAKRSESTLKSASVTEPSSPKVSCMGRVRSKRSRRRSSEKKSKKREKSLERSRSSSEKRKTGFCSRLLSIFRSGRNHKKPARSSTEKALGSRIEEPVKPLRKSKSVGVGKTRGAPVGVEPVSELAGLGGMKRFASGRRSESWGGDEINAVV; this comes from the coding sequence ATGCCTCAGGTTGATTTAGAAACTCTAGTTTCAGCCTGTGCCGGCGGCGGAAATGACCGAAAAGTAGTATGTGAAACTTTGGCTGACAACGTCGGCGCCGGCGAAAAACCGGTGAAAGATGATTTAAACGCCGAGGAGAAGGAACCAGAAGTTCCGCCGGATTTTCCACCGGAATCATTCTGGCTTTCAAAAGATGCTGAGTTCGATTGGTTTGATCGGAACGCTTTTTTGGAACGTAAACAGTCCATGAAAGGTATCGGTCCAAATCCGACGAACTTAAATATTCCAGGTTCCAATTCGAATTCGCAGAGATTTTCGACGACTTTGAAAACTAAGGCTTCGATTATTGGACTACCGAAGACTCAGAAGGCTAGTTTCGTCGATTCGAAACGCCGAACTTGTAAACCGGCGAATATACGGCTTTTTCCGGCGAAGCGGTCTGAATCCACATTGAAATCAGCTTCAGTTACTGAACCATCGTCGCCGAAAGTATCTTGTATGGGAAGAGTAAGATCGAAACGAAGTCGCCGGCGATCAtctgaaaaaaaatcaaaaaaaagggaaaaatcacTCGAGAGATCACGAAGCAGTAGTGAGAAACGCAAAACCGGATTCTGTTCCAGATTACTATCGATATTTCGGTCTGGCCGGAATCACAAAAAACCGGCTAGGTCTAGTACGGAGAAAGCACTGGGTTCAAGGATTGAAGAACCGGTAAAACCTCTAAGAAAAAGCAAGAGCGTGGGCGTAGGGAAAACGCGCGGAGCTCCAGTTGGTGTTGAACCGGTTTCGGAGCTGGCCGGTTTAGGAGGGATGAAACGGTTCGCGTCGGGCCGGAGATCGGAATCATGGGGAGGCGACGAAATCAACGCAGTTGTTTAA